The Lottiidibacillus patelloidae genome contains the following window.
AAATATACGGTATATGTCCTAGCTGCAAAAAAAATGAAGCGCATCATTAAAATAGCTGAAGGCACTAAGCCTTCAGCTATTTTTTTTGTATGATTTTTTATTATATTTTTCGTCGAAAGGTTGTCCTTCTAAATCTTTATCAAGTGTTAGTGGTTCGTTACAATACATACAAGCATCGACGCGCCCTAAAACTTTTGTAACTTTATTACAATTTGGACATTGAACTTGTACAGAATCGGTGGATAACATACCAATCCAAAAGT
Protein-coding sequences here:
- a CDS encoding YgzB family protein, whose protein sequence is MSGKRKNKINRIRTFALSLVFIGFIIMYVGLYFRSYPVVMTIFMMLGFLSVIASTVVYFWIGMLSTDSVQVQCPNCNKVTKVLGRVDACMYCNEPLTLDKDLEGQPFDEKYNKKSYKKNS